The Mycolicibacterium hassiacum DSM 44199 genome includes a window with the following:
- a CDS encoding oxygenase MpaB family protein, with the protein MTTNATLDAPRTAPEHAETEDRRRTGPAARDEVRPLGPDSLTWKYFGDLRTGMLGIWIGALQNMYPQLGAGVEEHSILLCEPLQRVARSVYPIMGVVYDGDRARQTGEQIKSYHKTIKGVDARGRRYHALDPETFYWAHATFFMLIIKTAEYFCGGLTEAEKRQLFDEHVQWYRMYGMSMRPVPKSWEEFQEYWDRKCREELEINKATLDIFDIRIPKPWFVPMPTGIWDQIFRPLVGAQRWIAAGVFDPPVREKAGMRWTLGDEILLRLFGKLVELTFVVVPDEIRLHPRALAAYRRAEGRIPPDAPLVEAPSFTAPPRDRQGLPMHYVPPRRSLLDRAGALVHTTFSLTGLGWAIPRPNSDKAA; encoded by the coding sequence CCACATTGGATGCCCCCCGGACCGCGCCCGAGCACGCCGAGACCGAAGACCGCCGCCGGACCGGTCCCGCCGCCCGCGACGAGGTCCGCCCGCTCGGCCCCGACTCGCTGACCTGGAAGTACTTCGGCGACCTGCGCACCGGCATGCTGGGCATCTGGATCGGCGCCCTGCAGAACATGTACCCGCAACTCGGCGCCGGCGTGGAGGAGCACTCGATCCTGCTGTGCGAGCCGCTGCAGCGGGTCGCGCGGTCGGTCTACCCGATCATGGGTGTGGTCTACGACGGCGACCGGGCCCGCCAGACCGGGGAACAGATCAAGAGCTACCACAAGACGATCAAAGGGGTCGACGCCCGCGGCCGCCGCTACCACGCGCTGGACCCGGAGACCTTCTACTGGGCCCACGCCACCTTCTTCATGCTCATCATCAAGACCGCCGAGTACTTCTGCGGTGGGCTGACCGAGGCCGAGAAACGTCAGCTGTTCGACGAGCACGTGCAGTGGTACCGCATGTACGGGATGAGCATGCGGCCGGTGCCCAAGAGTTGGGAGGAGTTCCAGGAGTACTGGGACCGCAAGTGCCGGGAGGAACTCGAGATCAACAAGGCCACCCTCGACATCTTCGACATCCGCATCCCGAAACCGTGGTTCGTGCCGATGCCCACCGGCATCTGGGATCAGATTTTCCGGCCGCTGGTCGGGGCGCAGCGCTGGATCGCCGCCGGGGTGTTCGACCCGCCGGTGCGGGAGAAGGCCGGGATGCGCTGGACTCTCGGCGACGAGATTCTGCTGCGGCTGTTCGGCAAGCTGGTGGAGCTGACGTTCGTGGTGGTGCCCGACGAGATCCGGCTGCACCCGCGGGCACTGGCCGCCTACCGGCGGGCCGAGGGCCGCATCCCCCCGGACGCACCGCTGGTGGAGGCCCCGTCGTTCACCGCGCCACCGCGTGACCGCCAGGGGCTGCCGATGCACTACGTCCCGCCCCGGCGCAGCCTGCTCGA